The proteins below come from a single Etheostoma spectabile isolate EspeVRDwgs_2016 chromosome 4, UIUC_Espe_1.0, whole genome shotgun sequence genomic window:
- the LOC116688406 gene encoding PAK4-inhibitor inka1 isoform X2 yields the protein MRGEEMLCLRESGDCLREQMQYMMRSLQDLKQLRKTCPAARRPLSTQLPALVRHSAVARACQQRALQREQRTRLRMSDASTASTYDSACCLSSPLEEEEDDLSSRLGLSLRLGLGSPSSQKSLEFDSGYSEASWQDEGVVLRRTRNVRVSSSACLRTNRAPNGRIRPKSTSDACLERWTSFEVSNPEDWTNSLLTRGRNRQPLVLGDNSFADLIQNWMDLPDCPEPTEVKPHSGRRLGRGFFVNMRSKLVGFSKSVEDRVRMRSTDSAHVNRTANAPKRLSCPVVASQPKVPFFHQSYSGINETQTDFYHFAALLKSRSRQPLICKDIIGYV from the exons ATGAGAGGAGAAGAGATG CTCTGCCTGCGTGAGTCCGGCGACTGCTTACGGGAGCAGATGCAGTACATGATGAGGTCACTGCAAGACCTGAAACAACTACGGAAAACCTGCCCTGCAGCCAGACGCCCCCTCAGCACCCAGCTCCCAGCTTTAGTGCGCCACTCTGCAGTGGCACGTGCCTGTCAGCAGCGAGCATTGCAGCGAGAGCAGCGCACGCGCCTGCGGATGTCTGACGCCAGCACGGCCAGTACATACGACTCTGCCTGCTGCTTGTCTAGTCCtctggaggaagaagaggacgACTTGAGCAGCCGGCTGGGCTTGAGCCTCAGGCTGGGCCTGGGCTCTCCCAGCAGTCAGAAAAGTTTGGAGTTtgattcaggctactctgaggCATCCTGGCAGGACGAAGGGGTGGTCCTCAGGAGGACCAGGAATGTGAGGGTGTCATCTTCAGCCTGTCTTCGTACAAACAGAGCACCAAATGGACGCATTCGACCCAAATCCACATCGGACGCCTGTCTGGAGAGGTGGACATCGTTTGAGGTCAGCAACCCTGAAGACTGGACAAACTCTTTATTGACCAGAGGACGCAACCGCCAACCTCTGGTTCTGGGCGATAACAGCTTTGCAGACCTCATACAGAACTGGATGGACTTGCCAGATTGTCCTGAGCCCACTGAGGTGAAGCCGCATTCAGGAAGGAGACTGGGAAGAGGTTTCTTTGTCAACATGAGGAGCAAACTGGTCGGGTTTTCTAAAAGTGTAGAGGACAGAGTAAGGATGAGATCAACAGACTCTGCTCATGTTAACAGAACAGCCAACGCTCCAAAACGTCTGTCTTGTCCAGTCGTGGCATCACAGCCCAAAGTCCCCTTTTTCCACCAGTCTTACTCAGGCATTAATGAGACGCAGACAGATTTTTACCACTTTGCAGCCCTCCTGAAATCGCGCAGCCGACAGCCCCTGATCTGCAAAGATATCATTGGATACGTCTGA
- the LOC116688406 gene encoding PAK4-inhibitor inka1 isoform X1 has translation MYCRCFYFAPGVVSVCREIAELCLRESGDCLREQMQYMMRSLQDLKQLRKTCPAARRPLSTQLPALVRHSAVARACQQRALQREQRTRLRMSDASTASTYDSACCLSSPLEEEEDDLSSRLGLSLRLGLGSPSSQKSLEFDSGYSEASWQDEGVVLRRTRNVRVSSSACLRTNRAPNGRIRPKSTSDACLERWTSFEVSNPEDWTNSLLTRGRNRQPLVLGDNSFADLIQNWMDLPDCPEPTEVKPHSGRRLGRGFFVNMRSKLVGFSKSVEDRVRMRSTDSAHVNRTANAPKRLSCPVVASQPKVPFFHQSYSGINETQTDFYHFAALLKSRSRQPLICKDIIGYV, from the exons ATGTACTGCAGATGTTTTTACTTTGCTCCTGGAGTTGTCTCAGTGTGTAGAGAAATAGCTGAG CTCTGCCTGCGTGAGTCCGGCGACTGCTTACGGGAGCAGATGCAGTACATGATGAGGTCACTGCAAGACCTGAAACAACTACGGAAAACCTGCCCTGCAGCCAGACGCCCCCTCAGCACCCAGCTCCCAGCTTTAGTGCGCCACTCTGCAGTGGCACGTGCCTGTCAGCAGCGAGCATTGCAGCGAGAGCAGCGCACGCGCCTGCGGATGTCTGACGCCAGCACGGCCAGTACATACGACTCTGCCTGCTGCTTGTCTAGTCCtctggaggaagaagaggacgACTTGAGCAGCCGGCTGGGCTTGAGCCTCAGGCTGGGCCTGGGCTCTCCCAGCAGTCAGAAAAGTTTGGAGTTtgattcaggctactctgaggCATCCTGGCAGGACGAAGGGGTGGTCCTCAGGAGGACCAGGAATGTGAGGGTGTCATCTTCAGCCTGTCTTCGTACAAACAGAGCACCAAATGGACGCATTCGACCCAAATCCACATCGGACGCCTGTCTGGAGAGGTGGACATCGTTTGAGGTCAGCAACCCTGAAGACTGGACAAACTCTTTATTGACCAGAGGACGCAACCGCCAACCTCTGGTTCTGGGCGATAACAGCTTTGCAGACCTCATACAGAACTGGATGGACTTGCCAGATTGTCCTGAGCCCACTGAGGTGAAGCCGCATTCAGGAAGGAGACTGGGAAGAGGTTTCTTTGTCAACATGAGGAGCAAACTGGTCGGGTTTTCTAAAAGTGTAGAGGACAGAGTAAGGATGAGATCAACAGACTCTGCTCATGTTAACAGAACAGCCAACGCTCCAAAACGTCTGTCTTGTCCAGTCGTGGCATCACAGCCCAAAGTCCCCTTTTTCCACCAGTCTTACTCAGGCATTAATGAGACGCAGACAGATTTTTACCACTTTGCAGCCCTCCTGAAATCGCGCAGCCGACAGCCCCTGATCTGCAAAGATATCATTGGATACGTCTGA